The Natrinema salifodinae genome includes a window with the following:
- a CDS encoding SDR family NAD(P)-dependent oxidoreductase, with amino-acid sequence MVDYRHSPVTVDGKRAVVIGGTSGIGQAIALGFAEEGADVVATSRDETKVEETAAAIEDRGVDTARVTCDVTEHDSLDRVRETAVDELGGIDIVVASQGAISRATVEGISEEDWDFVTDVALDGVRRVTQAFAPAIEEGGSIINISSLSARLSMANLPAYSAAKGGVEAFTRASAKELAPEIRVNAIAPGFVITPQNADTYAEGTEKRQRIDERTPLSRVAEREEIVGAAIYLASDAASFVTGEVLTVDGGFADSAF; translated from the coding sequence ATGGTCGATTACCGACATAGCCCGGTGACCGTCGACGGCAAACGCGCCGTCGTCATCGGCGGGACCAGCGGCATCGGACAGGCGATCGCTCTCGGCTTCGCGGAAGAGGGCGCCGACGTCGTCGCGACGAGTCGCGACGAGACGAAAGTCGAGGAGACCGCGGCGGCGATCGAAGACCGGGGTGTCGACACGGCACGCGTCACCTGCGACGTCACCGAGCACGATTCGCTCGATCGGGTTCGTGAAACGGCCGTCGACGAACTTGGCGGGATCGACATCGTCGTCGCCTCCCAGGGGGCCATCTCCCGGGCGACCGTCGAGGGCATTTCGGAGGAGGACTGGGACTTCGTCACCGACGTCGCCCTCGACGGCGTCCGCCGGGTCACCCAGGCGTTCGCACCGGCGATCGAGGAGGGCGGATCGATCATCAACATCTCCTCGCTGTCGGCCAGGCTCTCGATGGCGAACCTGCCGGCCTATTCTGCGGCCAAGGGCGGCGTCGAGGCATTCACGCGTGCGTCTGCGAAGGAACTGGCCCCGGAGATCAGGGTCAACGCGATCGCGCCCGGGTTCGTCATCACGCCCCAGAACGCGGACACGTACGCCGAGGGAACCGAGAAGCGCCAGCGCATCGACGAGCGGACCCCGCTGAGTCGGGTCGCCGAGCGCGAGGAGATCGTCGGCGCGGCGATCTACCTCGCCAGCGACGCGGCGTCGTTCGTCACCGGCGAGGTCCTCACGGTCGACGGCGGGTTCGCGGACAGCGCGTTCTGA
- a CDS encoding carbohydrate ABC transporter permease, protein MATRDKTEPTAVPTEEVVDWKTKLRYFLNSDFVRSSPYWGIPFILMGIAVYGGIGYNIAISFTDYAGIGQPTFSSFDLEMYREALASEAFREAAFNNFVLLIAFTTISLALGLFLAILLDHGIRYKDKIQTIYLLPMALSFVVTAQLWLWMFNPESGVLTVIVTTLGFEPIDWLGNPRLALPAVIFALVWQFSGYAMVVYLAGLQSIPADQFEAANVDGASTIRTYLRIIVPQLKESSVSAAVVLMVFALKAFTFLYSLVGQYRPPNGTDILATLMVRQAFKFGKWAYGAAIATMLLLLALSVIAPYLAYQHRQGSL, encoded by the coding sequence ATGGCAACGCGCGACAAGACAGAACCGACGGCAGTACCGACGGAGGAGGTGGTAGACTGGAAGACGAAGCTCAGGTACTTCCTGAACAGCGACTTCGTCCGGTCGTCACCGTACTGGGGGATTCCCTTCATACTGATGGGAATCGCCGTCTACGGAGGAATCGGCTACAATATCGCGATCTCGTTTACCGATTACGCGGGAATCGGTCAACCGACGTTCTCCAGCTTCGACCTCGAGATGTACCGGGAAGCGCTCGCGAGCGAGGCGTTCCGCGAGGCTGCATTCAACAACTTCGTCCTGCTCATCGCCTTCACGACGATCTCGCTGGCGCTGGGGCTGTTCCTCGCGATCTTGCTCGATCACGGGATCCGATACAAGGACAAGATCCAGACGATCTATCTCCTTCCGATGGCCCTCTCGTTCGTCGTCACGGCCCAGCTCTGGCTGTGGATGTTCAATCCCGAAAGCGGCGTCCTGACGGTCATCGTGACGACGCTCGGCTTCGAACCGATCGACTGGCTCGGCAACCCGCGGCTCGCCCTGCCGGCGGTCATCTTCGCGCTCGTCTGGCAGTTCAGCGGGTACGCGATGGTCGTCTACCTCGCGGGCCTCCAGTCGATCCCCGCTGACCAGTTCGAAGCGGCGAACGTCGACGGCGCGAGCACGATCCGGACCTACCTCCGGATCATCGTGCCACAACTCAAGGAGTCGTCGGTCAGCGCGGCCGTCGTCCTGATGGTATTCGCGCTCAAGGCCTTTACCTTCCTCTACTCGCTGGTCGGCCAGTACCGGCCGCCCAACGGGACCGACATTCTGGCCACGCTGATGGTTCGCCAGGCGTTCAAGTTCGGAAAGTGGGCCTACGGGGCCGCGATCGCGACGATGTTGCTATTGCTCGCGCTGAGCGTCATCGCGCCGTACCTCGCGTACCAACACCGTCAGGGGAGCCTCTAA
- a CDS encoding mandelate racemase/muconate lactonizing enzyme family protein: MDYRQLSDPNAEYTMRDLSAETMGVSNSRGPRDVKITDVQTTIVDGNYPWTLVRVYTDAGIVGNGESYWGAGEQEIIERMAPFIEGENPLDIDRLYEHLVQKLSGEGSISGKAISAISGIELALHDVAGKILEVPAYQLLGGKYRDEMRIYCDCHTEEEADPDACADEAERVVGDLGYDALKFDLDVPSGHEKDRANRHLRNPEIEHKAEIVEKVTERVGDRADVAFDCHWSFSAGSAHRLAERLEEYDVWWLEDPIPPENHDVQAEVTKRTSTPITVGENVYRDHGNRRLLEEQAVDIVAPDVPRVGGMRQTRKVADLADLYYVPVAMHNVSSPIGTMASIHVGAAIPNSLAVEYHSYELGWWSDLIEEDIIHEGYAEVPEKPGLGVTLDLDAVEEHLADGETLFDEA; this comes from the coding sequence ATGGACTACAGACAGCTGTCCGACCCGAACGCAGAGTATACGATGCGCGACCTCTCCGCGGAGACGATGGGGGTTTCCAACTCCCGCGGGCCGCGCGACGTGAAGATCACCGACGTCCAGACGACGATCGTCGACGGCAACTACCCGTGGACCCTCGTCCGCGTCTACACCGATGCCGGGATCGTCGGCAACGGCGAATCCTACTGGGGCGCCGGCGAACAGGAGATCATCGAGCGGATGGCCCCCTTCATCGAGGGCGAGAACCCGCTGGACATCGACCGGCTCTACGAGCACCTGGTCCAGAAGCTCTCGGGCGAGGGCTCGATCTCAGGGAAGGCGATCTCCGCGATCTCCGGGATCGAACTCGCGCTCCACGACGTCGCGGGCAAGATCCTGGAGGTCCCGGCCTACCAGCTACTGGGCGGCAAGTACCGCGACGAGATGCGGATCTACTGCGACTGCCACACCGAGGAGGAGGCCGACCCCGACGCCTGCGCCGACGAGGCAGAACGCGTCGTCGGGGACCTGGGCTACGACGCCTTGAAGTTCGATCTCGACGTCCCTTCGGGTCACGAGAAAGACCGCGCGAACCGCCATCTCCGGAACCCCGAAATCGAGCACAAGGCCGAAATCGTCGAGAAAGTTACCGAGCGCGTCGGCGACCGCGCCGACGTCGCCTTCGACTGCCACTGGTCGTTCAGCGCCGGCAGCGCACACCGCTTAGCCGAACGGCTCGAAGAGTACGACGTCTGGTGGCTCGAAGACCCGATCCCGCCGGAGAACCACGACGTCCAGGCGGAGGTCACCAAGCGGACCTCGACGCCGATCACCGTCGGCGAGAACGTCTACCGCGATCACGGCAACCGCCGGCTGCTCGAGGAGCAGGCCGTCGACATCGTCGCGCCGGACGTTCCCCGCGTCGGCGGCATGCGCCAGACCCGGAAGGTCGCGGACCTCGCCGACCTGTACTACGTACCGGTCGCGATGCACAACGTGTCCTCGCCGATCGGCACGATGGCCAGCATTCACGTCGGCGCGGCGATCCCCAACTCCCTGGCCGTCGAGTACCACTCCTACGAACTCGGCTGGTGGTCGGACCTGATCGAGGAGGACATCATTCACGAGGGGTACGCCGAAGTACCGGAGAAGCCGGGGCTCGGCGTGACGCTCGACCTCGACGCCGTCGAGGAGCACTTGGCTGACGGTGAGACGTTGTTCGACGAAGCGTGA
- a CDS encoding IclR family transcriptional regulator, with translation MGKQANNPVKSVVTTFRILQTLRRLDGAGVTELSTELDLPKSSVYNYLSTLEQEEYVVKEDGQYTLGLRFLDLGRYVRERDDLYETARPEMESIGEETGELVNLLVEEHGQGVYVCRVRGDQAVNVAASTGHRVSLHNTGLGKAILAYLPEERVDEILDENGLSADTPHTITDRDELKAELDRIRERGVAFDREERIGGLCCVAVPVLDLDDRPIGALSVAGPTSRMKGERFESELPELLKSAANVIELNLTYS, from the coding sequence ATGGGCAAACAGGCGAACAATCCCGTCAAATCGGTCGTGACCACGTTCAGGATTCTCCAAACGCTGCGCCGGTTAGACGGGGCCGGCGTCACCGAACTGTCGACCGAACTCGATCTCCCGAAGAGTAGCGTCTACAACTACCTCAGCACGCTCGAGCAGGAAGAGTACGTCGTCAAGGAGGACGGGCAGTACACCCTCGGGCTCCGCTTTCTCGACCTCGGACGGTACGTGCGAGAGCGCGACGACCTCTACGAGACGGCCCGTCCCGAAATGGAGTCGATCGGCGAGGAGACCGGCGAACTCGTCAATCTGCTCGTCGAGGAACACGGCCAGGGCGTCTACGTCTGCCGCGTCCGGGGCGACCAGGCCGTCAACGTCGCGGCGAGTACGGGCCACCGCGTCTCGTTACACAACACGGGGCTCGGAAAGGCGATCCTCGCGTATCTGCCCGAAGAGCGTGTCGACGAGATCCTCGACGAGAACGGGCTGTCGGCCGATACGCCGCACACGATCACCGATCGCGACGAACTCAAGGCCGAACTCGATCGGATCCGCGAACGCGGCGTCGCGTTCGACCGCGAGGAGCGCATCGGCGGCCTCTGCTGCGTCGCCGTGCCGGTTCTCGATCTCGACGACCGGCCGATCGGGGCGCTCAGCGTCGCCGGCCCGACGAGCCGCATGAAGGGAGAGCGGTTCGAGAGCGAACTGCCCGAACTGCTGAAGAGCGCGGCGAACGTCATCGAACTAAATCTCACGTACTCCTGA
- a CDS encoding ABC transporter ATP-binding protein — protein sequence MGRIQLDHLTKRFGDTVAVEDVTLDIEDGEFLVLVGPSGCGKSTTLRMVAGLETPSEGNLYIDGAHMNYRVPQNRDIAMVFQDYALYPHMTVRENIRFGLEEEAEYTAAEMDDRVAAVAADLGIDDLLDRKPGELSGGQQQRVALGRAIVRDPEVFLMDEPLANLDAKLRSQMRTELQQLQSDLGVTTVYVTHNQTEAMTMGDRIVVLNDGHLQQVGEPLELYHEPANRFVAGFIGEPMMNFLRGRNDDGAFVGDYLEYPFDERLADAVGDADELVLGVRPEAVDVRRAEAAGSALGPHEFRMRVTVTETHGDQNVVSLTADEETDHDALRAVTDGMHVVDQSDSVVVSIVPDAVHVFDGATGDALCNRRLETERKLTTV from the coding sequence ATGGGACGCATTCAACTCGATCATCTGACGAAACGATTCGGAGACACGGTCGCCGTCGAGGACGTAACTCTCGACATCGAGGACGGCGAGTTCCTCGTTCTGGTCGGCCCCTCCGGGTGCGGGAAGTCGACGACGCTGCGGATGGTCGCCGGCCTCGAGACGCCGTCCGAAGGCAACCTCTACATCGACGGCGCCCACATGAACTACCGCGTGCCCCAGAACCGGGACATCGCGATGGTCTTCCAGGACTACGCGCTGTACCCGCACATGACCGTTCGGGAGAACATCCGGTTCGGGCTCGAAGAGGAGGCCGAGTACACCGCCGCGGAGATGGACGATCGCGTCGCGGCGGTCGCCGCCGACCTCGGAATCGACGACCTGCTCGACCGCAAGCCAGGCGAACTCTCGGGCGGCCAGCAACAGCGGGTCGCGCTGGGTCGGGCGATCGTCCGCGATCCGGAGGTCTTCCTGATGGACGAACCGCTGGCCAACTTGGACGCGAAGCTTCGGTCCCAGATGCGGACCGAGCTCCAGCAGCTCCAGTCGGACCTCGGCGTGACGACCGTCTACGTCACGCACAACCAGACGGAGGCGATGACGATGGGCGACCGGATCGTCGTGTTGAACGACGGGCACCTGCAGCAGGTCGGCGAACCGCTGGAACTCTACCACGAGCCGGCCAACCGATTCGTCGCGGGGTTCATCGGCGAGCCGATGATGAACTTCCTCCGGGGGCGCAACGACGACGGCGCCTTCGTCGGCGACTACCTCGAGTACCCGTTCGACGAGCGGCTCGCCGACGCCGTCGGCGACGCCGACGAACTCGTGCTCGGGGTCCGCCCCGAGGCCGTCGACGTGCGGCGGGCCGAGGCTGCCGGGTCGGCGCTCGGGCCTCACGAGTTCCGGATGCGGGTGACGGTCACCGAGACGCACGGCGACCAGAACGTGGTGTCGCTTACGGCCGACGAGGAGACGGACCACGACGCCCTACGGGCGGTGACCGACGGGATGCACGTCGTCGACCAGTCCGACTCGGTCGTGGTCTCCATCGTCCCCGACGCGGTCCACGTCTTCGACGGCGCGACCGGCGACGCGTTGTGCAACCGACGGCTCGAAACCGAACGCAAACTCACGACGGTGTAA
- a CDS encoding ABC transporter substrate-binding protein, whose translation MGRRTYLGGVAASAALGLAGCVGDGGSDSGELEVLHGWTGGDGADAVDALTTAFEEEHSDVESNFQPVGGDGNVELNTKILQRLTNSNPMSSFANWPGNNLERYRGGLMDLEEDVWEAEGYKESIQDRAIDYCTFNDKMPAVPLGSHRMNNLFYNTTAFEEAGVDAESLDSVSDFLDALDTIDRETDYTPFAHGMRAPFLGLQTWAQILTSQSGVDAYMDFIEGNGDRDAIIDALETLREIQENYINADASSIGYTTAAQKIIGDADEPSDAACIHGGNWLYGMFRGDDSFNYGEEWNWAPFPGTEGIYFYHIDAFVAPGSNPSREQTITWQKFVGTKTAQIEFNNLKGSVPLRTDIDPGELTDFLAMTYEDLTDSEAYPPTIAHGLAVEPEAMNDCKSAIGNHFMGPYDAEAAADGLLDAVSQ comes from the coding sequence ATGGGGAGACGGACGTATCTCGGTGGCGTCGCGGCGAGCGCCGCGCTCGGCCTGGCCGGCTGTGTCGGGGATGGGGGAAGCGACTCCGGCGAACTCGAGGTGTTGCACGGCTGGACCGGGGGTGACGGGGCGGACGCCGTCGACGCGCTCACCACTGCCTTCGAGGAGGAACATTCCGACGTCGAGTCGAACTTCCAGCCCGTCGGTGGCGACGGGAACGTCGAACTGAACACGAAGATTCTCCAGCGATTGACCAACTCCAATCCCATGAGTTCCTTCGCGAACTGGCCGGGGAACAACCTCGAGCGATACCGGGGCGGCCTGATGGACCTCGAAGAGGACGTCTGGGAGGCGGAAGGGTACAAGGAGAGCATACAGGATCGAGCGATCGATTACTGTACGTTCAACGATAAGATGCCGGCGGTCCCGCTCGGGTCCCACCGGATGAACAACCTCTTTTATAACACGACCGCGTTCGAGGAGGCCGGCGTCGACGCCGAGAGCCTCGATAGCGTGTCGGACTTCCTCGACGCGCTCGACACAATCGATCGAGAGACCGATTACACGCCCTTCGCACACGGGATGCGCGCGCCGTTTCTCGGCCTGCAGACGTGGGCCCAGATCCTCACGAGTCAGAGCGGCGTCGACGCGTACATGGACTTCATCGAGGGCAACGGCGACAGGGACGCGATAATCGACGCGCTCGAAACGCTCCGAGAAATTCAGGAAAACTACATCAACGCCGACGCGTCCTCGATCGGGTACACGACAGCCGCCCAGAAGATCATCGGCGACGCGGACGAGCCGAGCGACGCCGCGTGTATCCACGGCGGCAACTGGCTCTACGGAATGTTCCGCGGCGACGACAGCTTCAACTACGGCGAAGAGTGGAACTGGGCCCCCTTCCCCGGCACCGAGGGGATCTACTTCTACCACATCGACGCGTTCGTCGCACCCGGAAGCAACCCGAGTCGGGAGCAGACGATCACCTGGCAGAAGTTCGTCGGCACGAAGACGGCGCAGATCGAGTTCAACAATCTCAAAGGCTCGGTTCCGCTCCGAACTGATATCGACCCCGGCGAACTGACGGACTTTCTGGCGATGACCTACGAGGACCTGACCGACTCCGAAGCGTATCCCCCGACGATCGCCCACGGGCTCGCCGTCGAACCCGAGGCCATGAACGACTGCAAGAGCGCCATCGGGAACCACTTCATGGGTCCGTATGACGCCGAAGCGGCGGCTGACGGACTGCTCGATGCCGTTTCCCAGTGA
- a CDS encoding zinc-dependent alcohol dehydrogenase: MRGLAKTSRSHGAMELVDRERPEPGPDEALIEVDYAGLCGSDAGIYEFESAFERMELPTVIGHEYTGRVVETGDDVTKFSVGDRVVERPIRGCGDCYQCEIGQENVCQNAVITGVDHDGAYAGHIAVPETALHPVPDDVDPKHAALVEPTSIGARAVIQNSRVSPGDHVMVAGPGPIGQLTAQIARSQGGEVVVAGVGRDADYRLPLAEDLGFETINVADDDLDARRDELTDGIGYDVVFDTTGHPSGLTMAVDEVRKGGQIVLVGQTGETTMPYSPLVRSEIDLQCSYASMYEDFERSLRLIASGDVDHATFLDDRFSLLEADDAFETFLDGGTCKPVFDISVLRN, from the coding sequence ATGCGCGGACTTGCCAAGACCAGTCGTAGCCACGGAGCCATGGAACTCGTCGACCGCGAGCGGCCCGAGCCCGGACCCGACGAGGCGCTGATCGAAGTCGACTACGCGGGCCTGTGCGGAAGCGACGCGGGGATCTACGAGTTCGAATCGGCGTTCGAGCGGATGGAGCTGCCGACCGTCATCGGCCACGAGTACACCGGCCGGGTCGTCGAGACCGGCGACGACGTCACGAAGTTCTCTGTCGGCGACCGCGTCGTCGAACGGCCGATCCGGGGCTGTGGCGACTGCTACCAGTGCGAGATCGGCCAGGAGAACGTCTGCCAGAACGCCGTGATCACGGGCGTCGACCACGACGGCGCGTACGCAGGGCACATCGCCGTTCCCGAGACGGCACTCCATCCCGTCCCCGACGACGTCGACCCCAAACACGCCGCGCTCGTCGAACCGACGAGCATCGGCGCGCGGGCGGTCATCCAGAACTCCCGCGTGAGCCCCGGCGACCACGTCATGGTCGCCGGCCCCGGCCCCATCGGTCAGCTCACGGCTCAGATCGCGCGGTCCCAGGGCGGCGAGGTCGTCGTCGCCGGCGTCGGACGAGACGCCGACTACCGGCTCCCGCTCGCCGAGGACCTCGGCTTCGAGACGATAAACGTCGCGGACGACGACCTCGACGCCAGGCGCGACGAACTGACCGACGGCATCGGCTACGACGTGGTCTTCGACACGACCGGCCACCCCTCGGGTCTGACGATGGCGGTCGACGAGGTCCGGAAGGGTGGGCAAATTGTCCTCGTCGGCCAGACCGGCGAGACCACGATGCCCTACTCTCCGCTCGTGCGCTCGGAGATCGACCTGCAGTGTTCCTACGCCTCGATGTACGAGGACTTCGAGCGCTCGCTGCGGCTGATCGCCTCCGGCGACGTCGACCACGCGACCTTTCTCGACGACCGGTTCAGCCTGCTCGAGGCCGACGACGCGTTCGAGACGTTCCTCGATGGCGGCACCTGTAAACCCGTCTTCGACATCTCGGTGCTGCGGAACTGA
- a CDS encoding ABC transporter ATP-binding protein, protein MARLELDDVTKVYRESDGDSDAGVVAVDDVSVDIPDGDFLVLVGPSGCGKSTTLRMIAGLETVTDGEIRLGDRTINDVSVQERDIAMVFQSYALYPHKTVRENMSFGLEESTDRSDGEIVETVSEVATLMGIDDLLDRKPGELSGGQQQRVALGRAIVRDPDVFLMDEPLSNLDAKLRAEMRTELQHLQEQLGVTTVYVTHDQTEAMTMGDRIAVLDQGTLQQVGTPLECYHEPNNLFVAGFIGEPSMNFFDGRFEGDAIATDAFEYPLSADLDLPAETGLEDGSGLVFGIRPEDITLRGQATGERCFAAEVTVVEPMGNENIVHLRFDDADGGESFIATTEGIPRVSDDDRIGVEFPEEAIHLFDAETGAAVKNRRLSFTGAAEGTLP, encoded by the coding sequence ATGGCGCGCTTAGAACTCGACGACGTAACCAAGGTGTATCGGGAGAGCGACGGTGATAGTGACGCGGGCGTCGTTGCGGTCGACGACGTCTCGGTCGACATCCCCGACGGGGACTTCCTCGTGTTGGTCGGCCCCTCCGGCTGTGGGAAGTCGACGACGCTGCGGATGATCGCCGGCCTCGAAACGGTGACCGACGGCGAGATCAGGCTCGGCGACCGGACCATCAACGACGTGTCCGTCCAGGAGCGGGATATCGCGATGGTCTTTCAGTCGTACGCGCTGTACCCGCACAAGACCGTCCGCGAGAACATGTCCTTCGGGCTCGAGGAGTCGACGGACCGCTCCGACGGCGAGATCGTCGAGACCGTCTCGGAGGTCGCGACCCTCATGGGCATCGACGACCTGCTCGACCGCAAACCAGGCGAACTCTCGGGCGGCCAGCAACAGCGGGTCGCGCTGGGTCGGGCGATCGTCCGCGATCCCGACGTCTTTCTGATGGACGAGCCGCTGTCGAACCTGGACGCGAAGCTCCGCGCGGAGATGCGAACGGAGCTGCAACATCTCCAGGAGCAACTGGGCGTGACGACCGTCTACGTCACCCACGACCAGACCGAAGCGATGACGATGGGCGATCGGATCGCCGTGTTGGATCAGGGAACGCTCCAGCAGGTCGGCACGCCGTTGGAGTGCTACCACGAGCCGAACAACCTGTTCGTCGCGGGATTCATCGGCGAACCCTCGATGAACTTCTTCGACGGCCGATTCGAGGGGGACGCGATCGCGACCGACGCCTTCGAGTACCCGCTCTCCGCGGACCTTGACCTGCCGGCCGAAACCGGCCTCGAGGACGGCAGCGGCCTGGTCTTCGGGATCCGTCCGGAGGACATCACGCTCCGCGGCCAGGCGACGGGCGAGCGCTGCTTCGCGGCCGAGGTGACGGTCGTGGAGCCGATGGGCAACGAGAACATCGTCCACCTCCGGTTCGACGACGCGGACGGCGGCGAGTCGTTCATCGCGACGACCGAGGGGATTCCGAGGGTCAGCGACGACGACCGGATCGGCGTCGAGTTTCCGGAGGAAGCGATTCACCTCTTCGACGCCGAGACCGGAGCGGCGGTGAAGAACCGACGGCTGTCCTTTACGGGGGCGGCCGAAGGGACGCTTCCGTAA
- a CDS encoding carbohydrate ABC transporter permease, whose translation MSQSTSRSPIDVESLVEDFNYRRVGQYALVVLFLGFFLVPLETGIMTALKTNSAVARSLPFAPPVGDGFTLANLEYAFNQLTRAFVNSLLMAVPATILNVLLASMAAYGLTMVSWRGQLAVLSLFLVGVFVPYQAVLVPLAQFWNNIFPLARMLEPLFAAVPLLQGEHSRLVPLIITHVAYGIPICTVLFRSYYKGMPNSLVEAAKIDGASITKIYRRIVLPLSLPMFGVVFIYQFTQIYNEFLFSFTLIPGAGHSAAPVTLILPAIGASTEGIDFGIRMSAAFLAALPTIILYVAFAEQFAKGLRTESG comes from the coding sequence ATGTCACAGTCAACCTCCAGATCACCAATCGACGTCGAATCGCTCGTCGAGGACTTCAATTACAGGCGAGTCGGGCAGTACGCGCTGGTCGTGCTCTTCCTGGGTTTCTTCCTCGTGCCGCTCGAGACGGGTATCATGACGGCCCTGAAGACGAATTCGGCCGTCGCGCGGTCGCTGCCGTTCGCACCGCCCGTCGGGGACGGGTTCACGCTGGCGAACCTCGAGTACGCGTTCAATCAGCTCACGCGCGCGTTCGTAAACTCGCTGCTCATGGCGGTCCCGGCGACGATCCTCAACGTTCTGCTCGCGAGCATGGCCGCCTACGGGCTCACGATGGTCTCTTGGCGCGGTCAGCTGGCGGTGCTGTCGTTGTTCCTGGTCGGTGTCTTCGTCCCCTACCAGGCCGTGCTGGTACCGCTGGCACAGTTTTGGAACAATATCTTCCCGTTGGCACGGATGCTGGAGCCGCTGTTCGCGGCCGTCCCGCTGTTGCAGGGCGAGCACTCGCGGCTGGTACCGCTGATCATCACGCACGTCGCGTACGGGATTCCGATCTGTACGGTCCTCTTTCGATCGTACTACAAGGGCATGCCCAACTCGCTGGTGGAGGCGGCCAAGATCGACGGCGCGAGCATCACGAAGATCTACCGGCGTATCGTCCTGCCGCTGTCGCTGCCGATGTTCGGCGTCGTGTTCATCTACCAGTTCACCCAGATCTACAACGAGTTCCTGTTCTCGTTCACCCTCATTCCGGGCGCCGGTCACTCGGCGGCGCCGGTGACGCTGATCCTCCCGGCGATCGGCGCTTCGACCGAGGGGATCGACTTCGGGATCCGAATGTCCGCGGCGTTCCTCGCGGCGCTGCCGACGATCATCCTCTACGTCGCGTTTGCAGAACAGTTCGCGAAAGGACTGCGCACGGAGAGTGGATAA
- a CDS encoding MBL fold metallo-hydrolase, with the protein MRAIETDTIAPGIYRVETVIDEKLHGYHVLEGADGPIIVDPGVVDAPTTVYRPFLEAQGWSLEDVSLAVITHADADHHGGNRELREHAPGVTFAAHDADAPLMESVDRIMRERYGMFEADHDIGYDAATREWLDGMLGPDERIDLRLRGGERLALADRDLRVLHTPGHTRGHLALYDPEYDVVLGGDAIFGRGVFTVDGDSIQPPPYYRYPEYRDTIELLRTLSPEILSLTHYEVFEGDDVTAFVDESLAFASELDALALDLVDDRGTITLQEAIDAVVDRRGSYGLDVDLAYPLSGHLDAHVDRGTLERTTAADVVAWRRA; encoded by the coding sequence ATGCGAGCGATAGAGACTGACACGATAGCGCCCGGAATCTACCGAGTCGAGACCGTCATCGACGAGAAGCTCCACGGCTATCACGTCCTCGAGGGCGCCGACGGCCCCATCATCGTCGATCCCGGCGTCGTCGACGCACCGACGACCGTCTACCGTCCGTTCCTCGAAGCACAGGGATGGTCGCTCGAAGACGTCTCGCTGGCCGTGATCACGCACGCCGACGCCGACCACCACGGCGGCAACCGCGAACTCCGCGAGCACGCACCTGGTGTCACGTTCGCGGCTCACGACGCAGACGCCCCTTTGATGGAGAGCGTCGACCGAATCATGCGCGAGCGCTACGGCATGTTCGAGGCCGACCACGACATCGGCTACGACGCGGCCACCCGCGAGTGGCTGGACGGCATGCTGGGCCCCGACGAACGGATCGATCTCCGCCTCCGCGGCGGGGAGCGCCTGGCGCTCGCCGACCGGGACCTCCGGGTCCTGCACACGCCCGGACACACGCGTGGTCACCTCGCGCTCTACGACCCCGAATACGACGTCGTACTCGGCGGCGACGCGATCTTCGGCCGCGGCGTGTTCACCGTCGACGGCGACTCCATCCAGCCGCCGCCGTACTACCGCTACCCCGAGTACCGGGACACGATCGAACTGCTTCGAACCCTCTCGCCGGAAATCCTCTCGCTGACCCACTACGAGGTCTTCGAGGGCGACGACGTCACGGCGTTCGTCGACGAGTCGCTGGCGTTCGCGTCGGAACTCGACGCGCTCGCGCTCGACCTGGTCGACGACCGCGGGACGATCACGCTCCAAGAGGCCATCGACGCCGTCGTCGACCGGCGCGGCAGCTACGGGCTCGACGTCGATCTCGCGTACCCGCTGTCGGGTCACCTCGACGCCCACGTCGATCGCGGCACCCTCGAACGGACGACCGCGGCCGACGTCGTCGCCTGGCGTCGAGCGTGA